The Henckelia pumila isolate YLH828 chromosome 2, ASM3356847v2, whole genome shotgun sequence genome includes a window with the following:
- the LOC140885446 gene encoding small polypeptide DEVIL 4-like — translation MDMKMKSGNKKGISSRGLGRVLREQRAKLYIIRRCVVMLLCYHD, via the coding sequence ATGGACATGAAGATGAAGAGTGGCAACAAGAAGGGGATTTCGAGCAGAGGACTCGGAAGAGTGCTTAGGGAGCAAAGGGCTAAGCTCTACATTATTAGGAGATGTGTGGTTATGCTTCTTTGCTACCATGATTGA